TGGATCGACCAGGCGGAACGCCGCGCCTGGTTCCTGTTCGAGACGACGCGGAAGTCGACGAAATAGACGAGACAAACGCCGGCGGGCCGCGTGGCGCCGCCGGCGAACCGCCCATGCGGCTCGCGGCTGGACTGGCGTTAACCGTGCTGGGCGCGCTCTTCGCCCTAGCCTTCTACTATCGCTACTGGATCTGGCGCGACTGCTTCAACGAACTCGGCCGCTGCTATGATCCGGAGACGCAGCAGGTCTACCTCGAGCAGGCCGGCATCGCCTGGGGCACGCTGGCTGTGGTTGCACTCGCCGCCGGCGTTTTCATGATCGTACGCGGCAGGCGGCGCGGCTGATGCGCAATTCCGATCAAGCGCATGGCCTCGCCCTTCGGCAATAGTGGCGCCGCCTCAAACGGAGCCTGTCCGTGAATCCGGTCGAGAACGCCCTGTGGTTCATCGAGAACCATTTCGGCAAGGAGATTTCGCTGGACGACATCGCCGGTGTCGCCGGCGTGTCGCGCTTCCGCCTGTCGCACGTCTTCGGCATGGCGACCGGCCGCTCGGTCATGGGCTATGTCCGCGGCCGCCGCCTGACCGAAGCGGCGCGCAAACTCGCGGCCGGCGCTCCGGACATTCTGCAGGTCGCGCTCGACGCCGGCTACGGCTCCCACGAGGCATTCACCCGCGCCTTCCGCGATCTCCTCGGCCTGACGCCGGAGGAGGTGCGCGCCGCGGGCACGACCGCCAACATCGCTCTCGTGGAGCCCATTCGCATGGACCGATCGCTGCTCGTACCGCTCGAGCCGCCGCGCTTCGAGGACAGTCCCGGCCTGATGATCGCCGGCTATTCCGGCCGCTACACCTTCGAGACCAACCAGGGAATCCCCACGCAGTGGCAGCGTTTCAACGACGCGTATCATGGCCAGATTCCCAACCAGAAGGGCAACGTCTTCTACGGCCTGTCGCACAACTTCGATGACGACGGCCACTTCGAGTACGTCTGCGGCGCCGAGGTCACCGGCTTCGGCGGCCTGCCCGACGAACTGGCGCGCGTCCGCATCGCGCCGCACCGCTACGCCGTCTTCAGCCACCGCAGCCATATCTCGATGATCAGCCGCACGCACTACACGATCTGGGCGACGTGGGCGCAGGAGTCCGGCTACGTGGCGGCCGAGATGCTGAACTTCGAGCGCTACGACGAACGCTTCGATCCCGTGACCGGCAACGGCGTCGTGGAAATCTGGGTGCCGATCAAGGCTTAGGCGCGACGGCCTCGATGACCGCAGCGAGGTCGAGGTCGCCGAGCCCCTGCGCCTCCGCCCGCCGAAAAATCTCCGCCGACGCAGCGATCATCTCGAGCTTGACGCCGAGCGATTGCGCCAGCGCGACGGCATAGCGCTGGTCCTTGGCGACCAGGCG
The sequence above is drawn from the Bauldia sp. genome and encodes:
- a CDS encoding AraC family transcriptional regulator yields the protein MNPVENALWFIENHFGKEISLDDIAGVAGVSRFRLSHVFGMATGRSVMGYVRGRRLTEAARKLAAGAPDILQVALDAGYGSHEAFTRAFRDLLGLTPEEVRAAGTTANIALVEPIRMDRSLLVPLEPPRFEDSPGLMIAGYSGRYTFETNQGIPTQWQRFNDAYHGQIPNQKGNVFYGLSHNFDDDGHFEYVCGAEVTGFGGLPDELARVRIAPHRYAVFSHRSHISMISRTHYTIWATWAQESGYVAAEMLNFERYDERFDPVTGNGVVEIWVPIKA